A stretch of Acropora muricata isolate sample 2 chromosome 7, ASM3666990v1, whole genome shotgun sequence DNA encodes these proteins:
- the LOC136922068 gene encoding protein Mpv17-like, which yields MITTTMLSRLPFRAWTWYIRCLEIHPWKTQLISTGALLGAGDFIAQQYVEKVPLLSHDVVRTARMAMVGTVVIGPIFHVWYATLDRRFARKSPGNAIKKMTVDQSILAPVFLILFYGAVGIVERRTLREISDKIYEEFYPNMVVNYKVWPAIQFMNFYLFPAHLRVLVVNVASLFWNTYLAWTSHRDVECLEQNR from the exons ATGATTACAACAACTATGTTGTCAAGGCTACCCTTTCGAGCATGGACGTGGTATATCCGATGTCTTGAGATTCATCCATGGAAAACTCAACTCATTTCTACAG GAGCACTTCTCGGTGCTGGAGATTTCATAGCTCAACAATACGTGGAGAAGGTTCCCCTTCTAAGTCATGACGTTGTTCGAACTGCTAGGATGGCAATGGTAGGCACAGTTGTGATTGGACCAATTTTCCACGTGTGGTATGCAACACTCGACAGACGTTTTGCCCGAAAAAGTCCGGGAAATGCCATCAAGAAAATGACAGTTGATCAGAGTATCCTAGCACCggtgtttttaattttattttatggcGCTGTTGGAATCGTAGAGCGGCGGACTTTGAGAGAAATTAGCGACAAGATTTATGAAGAGTTTTATCCTAACATGGTCGTCAATTACAAGGTTTGGCCAGCGATACAATTTATGAACTTTTACCTGTTTCCAGCACATTTGAGAGTTTTAGTTGTCAATGTTGCGTCGCTGTTTTGGAATACGTACCTCGCTTGGACATCACACAGGGATGTTGAATGTTTAGAACAAAACCGTTGA
- the LOC136922069 gene encoding protein Mpv17-like isoform X2: MSIIARAWNTYQQLLVTNPWKTQIIGTGILVAVGDVITQQFVEKKGSHHDFVRTARMGVVGVIVAPVLRTWFLALDRIFPGTAKIDGLKKMLLDQSLFAPFMIGFFFSVTETLAGKRPYEIHKHRIGFVQLVAIFWNAYMSWMVNLPLSDDTVPRTNDVESMQ; this comes from the exons ATGAGTATCATTGCCAGAGCTTGGAACACGTATCAACAGCTTCTCGTAACAAATCCTTGGAAAACGCAGATAATAGGAACTG GGATTCTGGTCGCTGTTGGTGATGTTATTACACAGCAGTTTGTCGAAAAGAAAGGAAGCCACCATGATTTTGTGAGAACAGCTCGCATGGGTGTGGTGGGTGTAATTGTTGCACCTGTGCTTAGAACATGGTTCTTGGCCCTTGACAGGATCTTTCCTGGAACTGCAAAGATTGATGGCCTAAAGAAGATGCTACTGGATCAGAGCCTCTTTGCACCATTTATGATTGGTTTCTTTTTCAGTGTCACAGAAACTCTTGCTGGAAAGAGGCCATATGAAATTCACAAG CATCGCATTGGCTTTGTTCAGCTTGTAGCAATATTCTGGAATGCATACATGTCTTGGATGGTTAACTTGCCACTTTCTGATGACACTGTGCCAAGGACTAATGATGTGGAGTCAATGCAGTGA
- the LOC136922069 gene encoding protein Mpv17-like isoform X1 codes for MSIIARAWNTYQQLLVTNPWKTQIIGTGILVAVGDVITQQFVEKKGSHHDFVRTARMGVVGVIVAPVLRTWFLALDRIFPGTAKIDGLKKMLLDQSLFAPFMIGFFFSVTETLAGKRPYEIHKVLKERYLQTLITNYKIWPLAQTINFIFIPIQHRIGFVQLVAIFWNAYMSWMVNLPLSDDTVPRTNDVESMQ; via the exons ATGAGTATCATTGCCAGAGCTTGGAACACGTATCAACAGCTTCTCGTAACAAATCCTTGGAAAACGCAGATAATAGGAACTG GGATTCTGGTCGCTGTTGGTGATGTTATTACACAGCAGTTTGTCGAAAAGAAAGGAAGCCACCATGATTTTGTGAGAACAGCTCGCATGGGTGTGGTGGGTGTAATTGTTGCACCTGTGCTTAGAACATGGTTCTTGGCCCTTGACAGGATCTTTCCTGGAACTGCAAAGATTGATGGCCTAAAGAAGATGCTACTGGATCAGAGCCTCTTTGCACCATTTATGATTGGTTTCTTTTTCAGTGTCACAGAAACTCTTGCTGGAAAGAGGCCATATGAAATTCACAAGGTGCTGAAGGAGCGATATCTACAGACTTTGATCACAAATTACAAGATATGGCCTCTTGCACaaactattaattttatttttattcctatTCAGCATCGCATTGGCTTTGTTCAGCTTGTAGCAATATTCTGGAATGCATACATGTCTTGGATGGTTAACTTGCCACTTTCTGATGACACTGTGCCAAGGACTAATGATGTGGAGTCAATGCAGTGA